Sequence from the Prunus persica cultivar Lovell chromosome G5, Prunus_persica_NCBIv2, whole genome shotgun sequence genome:
TCGGAACATACAATTGCATTGCCAGAGGCCAGGGTGGTTTGAGCAGCTCTGGACTAATTGTCATGCAATcctttggttttaaaaatgaaatagtgTAATATGTCCAAGTTTAAACTGATTTTAAGAACAGGGGGCATATGAAGGTGCAACAGAGTGAATGAAATGTAATTCTGTTTAATATACAAGTattcttttattgttaaaaCTGTCAATTCTGTACACATGTATATAAGCTAGGCAGGCAACAACAATTTTGCCTTCATTCGTGTTACAATACATGCGTGTTTTGCCTTGCCCATTCAAGTCTGATATGTCCCGACGTCCCTAATAACCCCTTAAAAACTCACGTTTTCGAAAAGTCAGAATTTGGTAACGTGTTTTTTGGCAAATTATATATTGACCTACTAGCTCACTCTATCTAGCCAAAAGAGCTATAACCCTTTGTCACTGATGCCTACATTCCTCATGCCAACAGTCGTAAGCCTGTTGCAGTTTCATTTTCAGAGGAAACTTCTGAAAATTTCAGATTGAACGTTTCAACTCAGAAATGAAAGCCAGAATgccaaaaaggaaacaaaacttAGCATGCGCACACACCTAAGATGTTCTCTGTCATAAGGAAACTCTATCCATGCGCCGTGCGAGCTCATACTTCACCAATTCAGGGGGTCCCACTGGAAAAGAAGTCTTCTGCTCTATCAATGAAACTGATAGGAAATCTACAATGCAACATCATAGAGGAAGTTTCTGAGACTGGAAGATTATGCTTCAGAGCCGTCTCTTCATAACTCTTTGTTACTTTGCTTTCTCTGTGGCTTCTCATCTTGCCAATTCTCATGCTGTTTCCTGAACCACCACCCTTTCCCAAAATAACCTTAGTGCTTTTGGTATTGTTACGTCCAGATCTTAGGGGAACGTCATCCGCTGGGAAAGTGTCTAAGTTTGAATTGGATCTAACTGCTGGCAAGATATTTCTGCAAGATCGTAACAAGGAGAGTAACATATCTGTACTGATTTCCTGCTGAACCACGCCCTTGTTCTGCTCACACCCATAGCAGGCAGCAACTAGGGTGCCAGCCAAGACTGGCATCAACTCAGGGTCACTGAAGAATACAAATGGTAAATCGCATACCTGGCCACAACCAGCTAAACAATTAGATTTTATCAATAAAAGTTGAAGATATAAGAAATTTTTAGTCAGAGACTTCACTGACCTTGTGAATGATGGTAGGACTCTTTCCCCAGCGAAGGACGGCCTGATTCCCAAGGTGGAACAAGGCAAAGTGGCCAAGGAGCAAAAGAGATTCAAGCAGAAGAAAACCCACCTGAGACACAACACATTATAGAAAGGTGCAGAGATTGTTTAATTCAACTTCAGCAATGAAACTATGAATATTCaagtaaaaccaaaaaagatgTATAGAATTAACCAAAAAGTGACACGGATTTATTACCTGATCATTAGCTACTTTCCACTTGCTGGTGCAATGGGACAGAAGGAAACTCATCAAGTGGAAAAATTCCATTTTCAGGTCTGGCCTAGCCTGCAAGAAAAATCAGAATAGTACACAAAGGGTAAGCTCACTGCACGTTTCAAGATAAAGATTAGAAAATCAGCACGATATCTTAAGAATCACAATGAAGCAAAGTTTGATAGCCATTATCATCCAGAAAAGATTGAAAGAGTCAAATGGACTTACTAGCGTTCTCTGCATGAATTTAATATCCAAAAGAGCCAAATTGTTCAACACCTTCAGTACTCCAGTTGCCACGTCTTCAAAATTAGAGGGAAGGACATCTGAAGTCTGATATAAAATAGGAATTATCTTTAGATCTGGCAAAAATGATGTCATGATCAAGATACCATGAGTAGAAAGCATTACAAACAGATAAGCATACACGCCAAAGGAACGCTTTGGTGTATGTGTATATTCTTGATCAGTGCAGTAAAATAAATTGACGACATTTATAAGGTAATGAGGACCATATACTCAACATTCGTGTTTGTAAACTGACAAAAATTTCCTTGATCCATCAACCTACCACAACTCTTTTTTGGGGACAGatgatttgaaattcaaacaaGCTAAGAAAACACCAGCTCATACCAAAATATgaccaacaaaaattaaaattgataaGAGCGCCAAATtatttacttctttttcttgaagGACGAAGCCAAAAATGTTAATGGCATTGGAAACACTAAATCAATGTTGCAGATTATTTGCAGCTGGCAGTAAAGTTACCTGTTCAGAAGACAATCTATTGTTTGCCTGCAGTAACACAGATGTCAACAGAGAAGGGAGGCTGACAAGCCCAGTCTCCGACACAGCAGTAAGAAGAAACGCTACTGGTTGTTCCAAACTCACGATGATTTCATTCTTTTGTACTGCACCATTATCAACCAAGTGCTTCCCATCCTTCTGTGATGCAAAAGGCTCCAGAGTATCCTCACTTGGAAATTTCTGGGTTTCATCTGGAAGATCAGTCTTGATTGTGTTATCATTTCTTGCTTCAACCAAACTATTAGACTGCTCTTTTTCACTATCCTTACCAGTGGATACTGCCTCAGTAGACTTATTTATAATACATGATTCATCTAACGGACCATCCTCTGGTACATCTGGTAGATGTACAACTGTACCACCATTTTGCACAGATAATGGAGGTCTAGAATCTCCCAAGGACTGAGTTAGAGGAAGATCTTCAGTACTATCACCCCCTGGAAATTTAGCCTCTTCACTTCCATTCCCTACCACTGTTTCAATAGGTACATATTTCCAATCGATAGAGCAATTCATTTCAGATCTGGATGTTAAAACAACCAATAAATTTATACTTAAGAGAATTGAAGATGGAAATGGTGACCCTTCCACCTGGGGCCGATCATAAAGTGCAAAGAGATCTCGCAGCCGATGAATAACTTGGTAGGCAATCAACAGCTCAAGCAAGCCATCCCGCATTTGGAGCTGTTGTTCATCAGAACTTATATGACTGACAATTGTTGTCACAGTCCACAAATAACCATCCAGCACCTCAGATAttgattcaaaattttcagctGAGGTTTTGCTTGATAGAGAATTACCGTTACCAGAAAGGTTCAAGGATACTGCTATCTTAATGTAGCTCTCAAGGGCTGCTGACAGCATCGGAATGATAGGAGGCAAGAGATTCTGTGCGAGAAAATAACTCCTGTTTGCAGGCACAGATAACACCACCCTTAAAAGCTTTAAAAGGTGTATTGTCACTTGGCAGGCTTCAGGTTTCGATGTATGAGAAGCAGGTAGGGCAGAAGCTATGAAATCAAGCAAACCAGCTTGGCGAGAAGCCTGCAGTTCTGGCTCCTTTCCCTCCAAATACTATATCCAAGAAAGAGTGAAAAAAAGGAGAGGAAGAATCAATGTTTACAAGTCAACATAACCATCACAAAACTACATTGGAGCATCAATAAGGCAATTCCAAGCACACAAGATTTATAATACTGTACAACTTAAGCGAGCAACTTTTTCagtaaaaaaggaagaaagaaaaaactaactAATTAAGATACCAATTGGAATTTTGGGGAAAGGGGAGCTATGAGatattttccacaaaaaatcAGACCTCTACAGTGTGGCATACCAAGTTACATCCATGCTAAATGCAAAGTACCCAAATTCAGGACATCAGCGTCCCATATCTGGCTACACAGTATTAAAAACTTGTAATCCTTGAACTAAATTACCTTGATCATTTCAGCAATTATTAACCCAATACTTGCAGCcccttcttttcttgcctGCCGGAGTCTTTGAAGTTCTTGAAGCCATCTTCCAATCTTTGCCCTTGCAGTTCCCAGTGCCGTTCTGTATCCAATGCTAGCATTTTCAGCACCAACAGGAGGCTCAggaaattcatattttagagCCATAAGTCTTTGCCGAATTCTTTTGATCCTCCGCTTCATTGAATGTTGTGCTGTAACATTGCTTGCCACTAAAGTAGACCCTCCTAAGCCTGAGAAGCTGCTACTTTGATAATCATCACCACTGTTGATTGATGATCTTCCCTGACCCTCCTTGTTCAGATTTCGACGCAATAAAGGAGAAGATTGATCCCTGAAATCCATAGACGCTCTCTCTCGTATCTGCTCCAAGTAAAACTTGCGCCGTTGCTCACTTTCACTAAGTCTCTCAGCCAATTTCTGGGCCAGAAGTTCAGCCTCCTCCTGCTGGGCTTTGGCTCTTTCCTCCTTCCTACGAAGTTGTTCCATGGCCCTTGCTTCACGTGCTGCACTTGATGCTTTGCGCTCCTCTTCCCTTCTAACTTGagcctcttcctttctccGCTGTGTCTCAGCAAGACGCTGCAACTTTTCAGCTTCAATGAGTTTCCTCCGTTCTAAAACAGCTTCTTCTCTTGCCATATCCTCTTTCTGTTTAGTTCTTATAACTTGAAGTTTTTCAGCTCTCCTCAACTCTGAATCATGAAGCTTCTGGCGCAAactaagttttttattttcttcatttaaggAAGTTATGAAACGAACCTCGTTAACTTTACTGCTTTCATCACCAGCTCTCTTTACTACTTGAGCTAGAAAAGCTTCATGGCGAGACTCACTGCGTTGATGACGAGCATATATTCCTTCTCGTAACTTCATGTTGCGGACAGCATGAAATTCACTAGCTCGATACACCTTTTCAGAATTACGATGAAGTTTCTGAGCTCTCTCATTATCTAGCTCACTTTTGATTCTCAGAGCACGGGCATGCTTTTCTTCTGCTTCTCTCTTCAGATCCAAagcagttttctttttcttttcaggagACATTAGTTTATCATGCAACATACGTGCACGGTCGGCACTTTTCCTCCTCATGCCAGGTGAACGTGAAACACGAGAAGAGACACGGAAAGGAGATGAGAGTACATCCTCCCagttcctcttctctttccaaGCATCCATGGATTTCCATGGAGCTGAATTCCTctttcctttatctttctcgACTAGAGGAATTTGCTTTTTGGACTGATCCGTCAATCTGGGGAATTTTTCAACAACACCGTCTATaatcaatttttctttcttagggAGCAGCCTCTCTGCTTCGGATCCAGACTGCTTACTCTTAGTCTTTCCAGCAACAGAATTGTCCCTAGGAGGTAGCCTAGATGCATTAACAACAGAAGTAGATGAATTCTTAGGGGCACGTTCAGTTTGTACTAAGTTTGTTTTGCTCGATGACTCAGTACTCCATTTTCCTCCATTCAGGTCAGCTTCACCGAGATCTGAACCTCCACTCTGTTTTCTCGACTTTTTTATCGAATCTTTAGCATTGCCTTTCTCATCATTTATTGCAGATGGCTTATTCAGCTTATCACCAGATCGGAGATTTAGGTACTGAGGGCTCAGAAGTTTAGCATCATTAGCCGCACACATGCTAGCTCTTTCTTgttgaattttcttaaaaGCCTCGAGAGATGACGATAGTATCTCTGCTTTGTGTGCTGAAGTTGTCATTCTTCTAACCTGCACGCAACATTGACTAAACTTTTATGtgacaaataatttattctttttgaaagttgaaagagaaaagagttaaaaaccaaattttctaGTCATCTTTGAAGCATAGTTGCCACCACATAGAACAACAGCTCAGACAAGTAAATGGATGCAAAAGCCATGGTGCGGAAATCGTACAGGTGAGTAAAATAAGGATCAGaacattttatttgtttcaagTCTAACAAAACAAGAACTACATTGTCCTATAACCTTTTGCAAGTCTAGATGCCATGCTTCACTAAATTGAATGGCCAATAGGAAGTAGAACCTCTggaacataaaataaatatccaTTAAGCGGCAAACCCAGAAATGTAGATGGAAGTTGTCAAACTACGTCACTCAGTGAATTTTTATGCAAACATAATTTCCTCAGGCATTGAAAAAAGTAAACTACCACATAATCACATTTATAGACTATCAGCACCAAAATTTAATGAACAGTACAAGATGCTAAAATGAAACCTCGTTCTGTATAGGAACGCTAAGAAAATATCCCCTCTCTCTACACTATAGTAACTTAACATAAAAGATTTCATATAGCTTACCTCCCATGAGAGAGCATGTGGCCTACGATGATCACTCTTCAACGTAACCGGCACCCCATCAATCAACTGAGAAGAtgacctttttattttctcaaagtCTTCCACTCTGGTGCTTAGATCTCTAAAATCAGAGGCAGCCTCTTCAAGAACAAGAATGGCCTCTTTCATCTGCTCTAAATCGCATTCTAGTTCACAAAGAAGATAAAGTTCGTCCACATCCCTATTAAGATTCTCAAAAAGAAAGCACCAAAGCCGCTGCCTAAACCTTTCTTTGCTTTCCCCTGTGTCGTCTCCAAGGGCACTCAcattttgtgagtttgacATATCATGTATTATACCACATTGTTGATCCCCATGATCCTCAACAGAGGCTGTGAAGGTAGACACTCCCAAAATTTCAGGATCACTCTCTGTTGGAACTAATCCTTTATCTTTGGCAATATGAACTTCACTTGAACCCCCAATTTTCCCTGATACTTCAGCAATTTCAGGGTCACCTACCTCAGATAGAATAACAGGTGCCTGAAGTTTCCCCACTACCCCAGCCTCTTCACCAGCTAAAGTACGGGCGCTTAAATGATCATCAACTACTTCTTCGATGTGTTCAGTATGTATATCCTTGCAATGCGAAACATTGTTATCCAGATCAACCTTTTTCCCATTCAATATTGGCTCTTCAGCATTTTGAGAAGATATTATATTCACCTCCTTACAGTTATCTTCACGTAATTGGTCCTTAGCGGTCACTGAAAACATCTGATGAGAAACAATACGTGCATCCACAGATTCTGCCACCAATGTGTTTTCTTGTGAATTTGCACAAGAAGCAAAATTATGAACAATTCCATGCTCACTAGAGGCCACCAGATTATCATCTCCAATAGCACCAAACTTGATTCTGGTGCCGACAAGGTTAGCATGAGGAAGTGCCAAACCCTCATCCTCGAGATCACCCCACTTGATTTTATGAACCACTTCAGAATTATCTTTTGCAGGGATTTTCTCAACATCTCTAGTTCCACCATCagaatttttaataaaaggaGGTGACTTAGGACATCTAGTATCTTGCCTAATAACACCGGTATTAATATAGGGCGCAcccattttgttttcatttgggACAGGAATTGAATCAATTCCCCGGCTATGTACCACATAATTTTCTCGTACCTTTGGAAGCTGGGATCTGCGCTTGCCACAAGAATTTCCACTGTTTTCACTTGATGAGGTCTGACTACTCGAATGGTTAGAAGCATTTTTTCCAGAAAATCCCCCAACCCAACTCTGTAGAGAGAACTTTGAGCTACTTCTATTTTTCTGGACAGGaggcaaacaaataaaaagcaaaGTTCGAGAAAATGTCAGTGACACAAGAAAGAATCGATTACGTTCTTGTAAAACATGTAAATCTACAATATTATATCTATGTATTAGTAGCATGACAATGTTACatctaaaaatataataatgagAAACCTGCGCATTCATTACTTGAATTGATTGATATGATGAATACAACCAAACCTGCGGTCTCTACACTTCAAGCTCCACTTATACATTTCAATGAAGATAATGCCAAGTTAATTGCTTTTGTCAATAAGACTCTATGAGCTTCAATTACTATATAATATCAAAATCTCTAACATGTATATTGCAACTTCAAATAAGTTTGGTGAAACCATTTCattgttaagaaaaagaaattccattaaaataaaaataagcaGATCCCTATTAATTTAGACCTAATTATCTCCAGTGAAATCTGCAACATTGCATTGCATAATGGATGCTAAAGTTGGTAATGGAAGACCAATGCGGCAATAGTAAACcaagcgagagagagagagagagagaccaaaaaaaacaccTTTTTCACTTCGAACCATCCAGAGCCCTCATCATCTACTGCTTCTCCACTGTTCTCCATTCCCAATTGAGTAAACCCCAATTACATTCAGcccatataaaaaaaagaagacgaaAACAGATTGAATTTACAAACAAATTTGGGAAAGTTTGAAACTTtggttgattttattttattaaacaaTTTTGGGAGGGTGTTTTGAATAATATAAAGGGAAATGACAGCTCAGACAGAAAGAAGCTCTGAGGAAACGGAATTTACAGGGATTTGGTAATGTGGGAATTGACTTTTGTGTTTGAGAGAAGCgaatttgaagaaaagagagttatttttttgggtgtagTAAGGTGGTGGGAGGGAAGAAGAGAGTGTGAGACGACAGTCGGTGAAAGAGGAAGGAGTTGCGCAAACAAAgttattttattgatttgcCCATGTTGTTCAAAGATACGACATTTTGAGTTTGTCGTTACATTTCATTGCCACCCTCCAATTTAGCATTTCTGGGACCTTGACCAGTGGGGCCTGAAACCCAATCACTCAGTTATTAGGCTTCTTGCTTGATATAAAAGTCCATTGGCCCAATTTGGAGCTGCTGCAATTAGATGGACATTGGATGGGTTTTTGTAGTAGCATTAGACAAAATCATATGGAAGACAAtgttttgataaaaaaatacGGAATATACTTCCCTTCAGGACAGTACGACATGTCTGCAAaagttcttcttttttgtatttttaataaattattttatatgagTTAAATTGTTATTTGAATGAAGGAGTATCTCTTTCCACAGAAGAAGGCAAGCAATATCctaaaaacattgaaaatagACAAATGGTTACCTTTGAATTGTGAGGCGAGAGGAGCCTTTGTTCTAACTTATAAGAAAGGCATAAGCATAAGATAGGGTttcgacaaaaaaaaaaaaaaaaaaaaaaaaagatggggCAACCAATTGAACCAGAAAGATTGAGTTCCAAGACATTGTTGATCGTTAGTTGTGTTGTGGTTTATCTTTCAATATTAGTATCAACACATATTGTCTTGACTTTCTTTAGAACCGCTTGGAAACATGAATCATATATAGCAGTTGATACTTCAACAGCACTTGTTAGTTTAGGACTTGTAGTTGAGAATGATTTCAGTTTAGTTTATAATGGAAAAGAGTTTGCTTGTGGTGTGGCTGTAGGTGGGCCCTCCAAATCCAATTTTAACCTCGCCAGCCATGCAATCCCTGTGAATTCATGTACGAGTAGTGAACAGAGCAGAGGAGTTTCATGATTGTCACGCAGTCACGCAATGGTTTCCTTTGAATTCTGAGGCGAGACGAGCCTTTGGTTCTGAGGAAGACATAAGGGCAAGGCAAAAACTTCAATGTAAATCAGTAAGATTGAAGACATAGCCATAAGGCGTGGCAGTAGTTTTCACTTTAATAGCAGATAGCAGAGGATGTTGTTGGCTAGCCTAGACATAGAGgaaataattaaaagtaaaGGAATCTAAATTAAAAGGCTATTCCAATCCAAATTCAACAGATTTAGTTGATATTCTTAATTGCCACCACATTCACACCAGTTGAAGTTGAGTGTCTTTCAATCGACTGCCTCCAGGGTTTAGAGTTTTCAAGAAGAATTTGAACATATGGATATTGTCGGAGAAGCCACTCATGATTGTGAAGCCTGGATGTTGTGTACAAATCCAGGGATGCTCGTCCTCGTTGATATTTTCTGATAATTCTATTGCTATTTAAGGTTAATTAGCTGAAATGGCTGCCCTTAGTTTTTGTAACAGCCCTCTcaacttattattttcttgcttttttaAGTATTATTTCAGtttattcttaaaaaaattatgaaagttgGAATCAGAACTagtaattttactttttaaatctGACTAACGGAAAAGAGCTCATTtgatttataaatagtatatcatcagttcttatatttttaagaaagaaattaaTCAAGAAATATTAGACCAACACATCTCAATCATTTGATACAAGAGTTTTAGGACAAATCTTTGAAAGGAATTAAAACTATATTTCTAGAGAACGGTCACATTATATTTTCGAAACTTCTCAAatttaagaaacaaaattttttcCTCCATACATATTTAACTCaagaatatatattccaccgtttttctattttcataACTTTTTATTAAGAGCAACTTTTCGTCATGACAACAAACAAAGCAAGAACAGAAAAGTGAgctttgaatttgattgaCCAAACCAGAgtcaaaaattataaaatactacaAACTTAAAAGACATTCTCTAAAGCTAAAGCAAAAACCTCTCTTCTAGGAGAAGGAGAACATTTGGTACTCGCATAACGTATGGGTAAAGACAAAgctgtttaaaaaataataataaataaataaaaaggccaCCTTCCAGATcgtatattaaattaaagaatatATGCTAACCAAAAGCTCCCACTTTTTACATTAAAATAAAGGACAATATCATTCTACTCTGTCTGAAATCTAAACCTTTCCCCTCTAAAATTATACTCAACCGTTTCTCACATCTTacctctgtttttttcttgtcttttttCCGAGAGTACACCGCAACAGTGTGCCATGGAACCATATGAACAATTCGTGTGCTTAAATAAACTAAAACGCGAGTTCAAGGATCCTCAATTGGTCGCTAAATGAATGTCACTTTTCCAAGCTGGACCCATTTCACCCATCACTGTTTCGTGTCTCTGAAAGGTCAAGCAATGCCAACAACTCCAATAGGGGACAGAGAGAGCTCGTTTTTCAGCTGCAAAGCATCACATAATTGATGTGCTCTATCTGAAGGAGTTTGCTTTGAGTTTGAGCTTCCACAACGGCATTGTCAAAGgtaaatttttagtttttgagcttaattttcatttgggtTAGCCTTATTTTGATCAGTAGGTgtctgggttgctttggttttAGTTCTTCAGATGCCGATTCTTGAAATCTAGATATATGTCTCTATGGAAAAGCTTATTTCTTTTGGCTTAATTAGTGGTAACTCTCAACTGGGTTGTCCATGTTTGTCTtgcattttgttattttggtgGGCAGCCATGGATAAACACCCACCGTCTTCATTTATGATAAGTAATCGGTGAAAaactcttcttctccttcacatCTATATATAGTCTTTTGATGTTATATCTTGAATTTGTACTTTTGAATCGGATTCTCTTTATCTAATGCAACTGGTAAATGTTGGTGCGTTGCTTTTACCAACAATTAATGCGAATGAAGGTTCATTCATGGCATTGGCAATGCAATGCCACCATTCATATAGACATCCCCTAGTTCGAATTGGTTCAGTATTCATCCCTTGTCTTCCTTGGTAGTGTTTGTTATTCCAACTCACTTCGGATTTCCTTGgaatttccagtgagctaacCATCACTGGATCTTCCTCGGAATCCTAAATCTGGTTTTACGAGAAAATAGTAGCTTCTGGTACTAATTATCTTTACTTTTACGTCCCAAAGACAATgcatttctttctctgttgCAGTTTTTCAAATGTTACTTTTTGCTTGCACTGATTTTCTATGCAAAATTTAgctttatgtatttataagcTCTTTAGAAACTGAAAATATGAAGAATAGTACATGTCTCTTGTCAGTCAAATGACCATTACagattctttgttttcttttccatttgcaCTAATGAATCTCCTCCTCTCCATCCATTATTAGTGATAGCATTACCATCTCAGCTAGTACAGCTGTCGCCTCATCAGGTGCCATGTCAACAGCCAGAGAAGCGTCTGCAACTGAAGAATCTTCTAGAAGTCTTCCTAGTTAGTTACACAGTCAAAGTTGTTAAAATTTGTTGACAGCAGTCATAACTAATCATTAGGTAATTTGTTAAACTCATCATAGATTAGTTAAGCTCATTAGGATAATTTGTTAGCCTTTACgtataaatataaatgtcCCTGATGTAATTGTGATTCAATGAGTTTATCTTTTCTTGCAGTTAATTTGGATTGGTTGAGGTGGTAGCGATACTGGCACAATTGAATTTCCTATGGAATTCCGTCTCTCCTTGGTTCTCATTCTGGTTTCTCTCCCTGCAATTTTAGCTCAAGATGTTGGGAATACTAAAAAAGCTGGAAATGTTAAGGTTGTGGTTAATGGGATTTTAGCTATTGCACGAGTTGATAATAATTTCATCTGTGCCACTATTGATTGGTGGAATCATGAAAAGTGCGACTACAACCAGTGTCCATGGGGATCTGCATCTGCGTTAAATTTGGTAAGCACCCAGAGATACCTCTGTATGcatttgcttttttctttttctgtcaaATAGTAAGAAGGGGAGTATGAAGTTAAATTAATACTgtggttttcttttctccagAACTTGTCTCATCCTTTGCTTGCCAAGTCAATCCAAGGTTTGTCTATCTGTGTTAATAAGTTCACATCTTTTGGacaatactatttatttttaagttagAATCAAGTGTCAATTAGAACAGATGAATTAAAGTCTTCTGCTTATGTTTGTTTGAATAACTTTATCTACAAACTAAATTTACTCTTCAACATTGGTGGCTTGATAGCTTTCAATCAGTTAAGGATCAGAATTGGAGGTTCCTTGGAAGACCAACTCTTGTACGATGTAGGAAATTTGAAATATCCTTGCCATCCATTCAGAAAGAAGAGTCATGGCTTGTTTGGATTTTCTAGAGGATGTTTACCTATGAGTAGATGGGATGAACTGAACCAATTTTTCAGTAAGACAAGGTAAGATTCGGGTTATCGACTTTCCTATCCCaaccaaattttattttactttcatAAAAAAGTCGGGTCTTCTCCATCTTCGTTCCTCAAAATTAGGTGGTTGATGCTTGATTTATCATTTATCTTAGATAGTGTGTCTGAGAAACATCTTTACTATGTTGTTG
This genomic interval carries:
- the LOC18775693 gene encoding uncharacterized protein LOC18775693 isoform X2, with translation MENSGEAVDDEGSGWFEVKKKNRSSSKFSLQSWVGGFSGKNASNHSSSQTSSSENSGNSCGKRRSQLPKVRENYVVHSRGIDSIPVPNENKMGAPYINTGVIRQDTRCPKSPPFIKNSDGGTRDVEKIPAKDNSEVVHKIKWGDLEDEGLALPHANLVGTRIKFGAIGDDNLVASSEHGIVHNFASCANSQENTLVAESVDARIVSHQMFSVTAKDQLREDNCKEVNIISSQNAEEPILNGKKVDLDNNVSHCKDIHTEHIEEVVDDHLSARTLAGEEAGVVGKLQAPVILSEVGDPEIAEVSGKIGGSSEVHIAKDKGLVPTESDPEILGVSTFTASVEDHGDQQCGIIHDMSNSQNVSALGDDTGESKERFRQRLWCFLFENLNRDVDELYLLCELECDLEQMKEAILVLEEAASDFRDLSTRVEDFEKIKRSSSQLIDGVPVTLKSDHRRPHALSWEVRRMTTSAHKAEILSSSLEAFKKIQQERASMCAANDAKLLSPQYLNLRSGDKLNKPSAINDEKGNAKDSIKKSRKQSGGSDLGEADLNGGKWSTESSSKTNLVQTERAPKNSSTSVVNASRLPPRDNSVAGKTKSKQSGSEAERLLPKKEKLIIDGVVEKFPRLTDQSKKQIPLVEKDKGKRNSAPWKSMDAWKEKRNWEDVLSSPFRVSSRVSRSPGMRRKSADRARMLHDKLMSPEKKKKTALDLKREAEEKHARALRIKSELDNERAQKLHRNSEKVYRASEFHAVRNMKLREGIYARHQRSESRHEAFLAQVVKRAGDESSKVNEVRFITSLNEENKKLSLRQKLHDSELRRAEKLQVIRTKQKEDMAREEAVLERRKLIEAEKLQRLAETQRRKEEAQVRREEERKASSAAREARAMEQLRRKEERAKAQQEEAELLAQKLAERLSESEQRRKFYLEQIRERASMDFRDQSSPLLRRNLNKEGQGRSSINSGDDYQSSSFSGLGGSTLVASNVTAQHSMKRRIKRIRQRLMALKYEFPEPPVGAENASIGYRTALGTARAKIGRWLQELQRLRQARKEGAASIGLIIAEMIKYLEGKEPELQASRQAGLLDFIASALPASHTSKPEACQVTIHLLKLLRVVLSVPANRSYFLAQNLLPPIIPMLSAALESYIKIAVSLNLSGNGNSLSSKTSAENFESISEVLDGYLWTVTTIVSHISSDEQQLQMRDGLLELLIAYQVIHRLRDLFALYDRPQVEGSPFPSSILLSINLLVVLTSRSEMNCSIDWKYVPIETVVGNGSEEAKFPGGDSTEDLPLTQSLGDSRPPLSVQNGGTVVHLPDVPEDGPLDESCIINKSTEAVSTGKDSEKEQSNSLVEARNDNTIKTDLPDETQKFPSEDTLEPFASQKDGKHLVDNGAVQKNEIIVSLEQPVAFLLTAVSETGLVSLPSLLTSVLLQANNRLSSEQI